Proteins encoded in a region of the Pelmatolapia mariae isolate MD_Pm_ZW linkage group LG16_19, Pm_UMD_F_2, whole genome shotgun sequence genome:
- the LOC134644964 gene encoding phospholipase B1, membrane-associated-like, whose translation MSFQVEDWKLVLLFVPADFICACSSHVEEDIEAAVQEVEAALQILQKRLHRTLVHVVTWSGYHQQDNTCECNAKRLFKATLLKALQDTLSHVFKNPKWNNNGADFTVMLHSAPAILEPQSDSSSLDQLTIQLWTNLFQPLTSEPKVTDRNAITFPCPNQEHPFLRTQINSPPETVGEFYNKAAVQNMGTEIPCKDRSPSNTIPTSVNELKPGDIKVVAALGDSLTAANGVGAKLNFWPLVALEYRGLSWSIGGDKDITTVTTLPNILREFNPSLTGFSTGISTQYNKKAFLNQAVPGAKSGDMVKQARILVDKMKSDSRIDFNNDWKVITMFIGGNDICAYCKDTNYYSPRNVVRRISEGLDILHSEVPRAVVNLVELFNVKQLRDLHSDPTLRCPTWLAKRFCSCVLNPKDGSAELEMLETYNTGYQV comes from the exons ATGTCCTTTCAGGTGGAAGACTGGAAgcttgtgctgctgtttgtgcccGCAGATTTCATATGTGCCTGTTCGTCACAT GTTGAAGAAGATATTGAGGCTGCGGTGCAGGAAGTGGAAGCAGCTCTGCAGATACTGCAGAAACGG CTGCATCGTACTTTAGTTCATGTGGTCACCTGGAGTGGATATCATCAGCAAGATAA CACGTGTGAGTGTAATGCCAAACGCCTATTTAAAGCAACTCTCCTGAAAGCACTGCAG GATACTCTGAGCCATGTCTTCAAAAATCCAAAGTGGAACAACAACGGTGCAGACTTCACTGTTATGTTGCATTCAGCCCCAGCTATCCTTGAGCCCCAATCAGACTCT TCTAGCCTTGACCAGTTGACTATTCAACTCTGGACAAACCTG TTTCAGCCACTGACAAGTGAGCCCAAGGTTACAGACAGAAATGCCATAACTTTTCCTTGCCCTAACCAG GAGCATCCTTTCCTGCGTACACAGATTAATTCCCCTCCTGAAACAGTGGGGGAATTTTACAACAAAGCAGCAGTTCAA aatatgGGTACCGAGATACCTTGCAAAGACCGTAGCCCGTCTAACACCATACCCACATCAG TTAATGAGCTCAAACCTGGAGACATCAAAGTGGTGGCAGCGCTTGGTGACTCCCTGACA GCAGCCAATGGCGTAGGTGCAAAATTAAATTTCTGGCCGTTAGTGGCTTTGGAGTACAGAGGATTGTCATGGAG CATTGGTGGTGACAAAGACATAACCACTGTGACAACTCTGCCCA acatcCTGAGGGAGTTTAACCCCTCCCTGACTGGATTCTCTACAGGAATCAgtacacagtacaataaaaaAGCCTTTCTCAATCAGGCTGTTCCAGGAGCAAAGAGCGG TGACATGGTAAAACAGGCGCGCATCCTAGTGGACAAAATGAAAAGCGATTCG CGTATCGATTTCAACAATGACTGGAAAGTTATCACCATGTTCATTGGTGGAAATGACATATGCGCCTACTGCAAGGACACT AATTATTACTCACCCAGGAATGTGGTCCGTCGGATCAGTGAAGGTCTAGACATACTCCACAGTGAA GTGCCCCGTGCTGTTGTCAATCTGGTAGAGCTGTTTAACGTCAAACAGCTGCGTGATCTGCACAGCGATCCGACTTTGAGGTGTCCAACTTGGCTTGCAAA GCGTTTTTGCTCCTGTGTGCTGAATCCTAAAGACGGATCAGCTGAACTCGAGATGCTTGAGACCTACAACACAGGCTACCAggtgtga